A stretch of DNA from Candidatus Bathyarchaeota archaeon:
GCAGAAATAGTTGGGGTAATACGCAAAAGAATAGTCATTCGACCTGACCCCTCAGTTAGACTTCCCGAGGTTGAGGCAGAAAAAATCGCACGTGAACTGATTCCGCAAGATGCAGAAGTCACAGACATCAACTTTGACCCAAGCCTTGGCGAAATCATCATAGAAACCAAGAAACCAGGCTTAGTTATAGGGCGAAACGGCGCGGTTTTGCAGGAAATCATAAAGAAAACCAAGTGGCGCCCTCAGGTGCTTCGCAGTCCGCCGATTAAGTCGAAGATTGTTACGCATATGCGGCATTATCTTCATTCTGAAAGTAAAGAGCGAGAGCGAATCCTGCGAACGGTGGGTGAACGCATCTTTAGACCAAAAAGTTATGAAGTCGGCGACGTCCGCATGACTGTTTTAGGCGGTGCCCAAGAAGTCGGTCGCTCAGCATTCCTGATTAAAACAAGAGAAAGCAGTGTACTGTTGGACTGTGGTATTCATCCTGGTTCTAATCGTCCTTTTGAGGCGTTTCCACGGTTTGACTGCCCAGAATTTCAGCTTGACTCATTAGACGCCGTAGTTATAAGCCACGCTCACCTTGACCACTGCGGGCTGGCGCCTTTCTTATACAAATATGGTTATGATGGCCCACTTTATTGCTCTGCGCCAACATCCAATTTGATGACTATGCTACAATTGGACTATTTGGATGTGGCTAGCAAGCAGGGCATAACACCGTACTACGACCAAAAAGATGTGCGCGAATGCGTCCTGCACACAATCCCACTGCGATACGGAGTTGTAACCGACATCGCTCCAGATATTCGTCTTACGCTTCACAATTCAGGGCACATCTTAGGCGGCGCAATGGTGCACTTGCACATCGGCGAAGGCTTACACAACATTGTTTATACAAGCGACTACAAATTCGGGCGCACCATGTTGCTGGAAGCAGCAACCACAGAGTTTCCACGTATTGAAACCGTTATTACTGAGAGCACTTACAGTGGCCCAGATGATGTTGTTCCCTCACGGGTGGAAGCTGAAGAAGCTTTAACTAACGTTATTAATAAAACGTTGGAACGTAAAGGCAAAGTGCTCATCCCAGTGCCTGCTGTCGGTAGAGCACAAGAAATCATGCTTGTTATTGACGGCTACATGAAGCGGGGCATGATGAAGGAAGCCCCAGTTTTCATCGAAGGCATGATTAGCGAAGCCACAGCCATCCACACGGCGTACCCAGAATACCTCGGCAGAGAAGTTCGCCACAGCATTCTACATGAGGAAATTAACCCCTTTCAATCTGATTACTTCACCATCGTTGAGCACCCAAGCGTTCGCCAAAGCATCATCGAAGGCGAGCCATGCATCGTTTTGGCAACTTCAGGTATGCTTGAAGGTGGACCAGTAATTGAGTACTTCAAGAACTGGGCAAGCGATGAGAAAAACAGCATAATATTTGTCAGCTACCAGATTGAAGGCACAATGGGTCGGCGTGTCCAGAAAGGCGTAGGCGAAGTAACAATGATGGATAATGAGGGCAAAATGGCAGCATTATCCGTCAAGATGCAGGTGGAGTCAATCGAAGGTTTCTCAGGACACTCTGATAGACGCCAACTCGTTAACTACCTGACGCATCTTACACCAAAGCCAGAACGCATCTTTGTTGTGCACGGTGAGAAACAAAAGACGATTAACTTTTCACATTTCCTATGCAGTAAAGCAGGCATCAACACAGTTGTCCCGTCTGTACTGGAGACTTTTAGGCTGCTGTAGGCACAGGTTCGTTTGAAACCGGCGTTGGAGTTTTCTCGCGCCAAATCCTAATATTTTTCGGGCAGATAACCACTCGTTCTTCACCTAAGCGTGCGATGTCACCGCCTGTGGATTCAGCAAACTGGTAGAGGTCATTAACGGCGGTTTTGACATCTTCAATGCTTTTGCTGGCGAGAGGTGCAACCCGTAAAATTATGATGTTACCGTTTGTTACCTCATTCTTCACTTTTTCCACATCAGCTAGTTCTCGTAGAGGCATAGCCTTTAGGTAGGTTTTGCTTGGGACTTCAACTACTTCTGGTTTTTGCTCAACAGGTTGCGTGATGCTTCCTTGTGCTATCTCTTGGGCTGGTGCGGTTGGTTCTTGCTGTTCTTGTTTAGGTTCTTCTGAAGGCGCCGTTGCTATTGTTTTCTGTTCTGGTTCTTTCTTTTTGCGAAATAGGCTAAACTTGGGCATTTTGATTTCTAACCCCTTATATCTCTCGATTCAACAGTTAAGCGTTTCCTTATTTTTAGCCGTTGACAGTGCTGTATTTTAGAATTGTTAGCACCTACATATTTGATTTGTGTTTTAGAAATCAATTCACTCTCTATTTTCGAGACCTATTATCCATCGAACAGGGGGATTTTTTGCTTATGACAGAAGAATTATCAGGTTGTTCACTACAACCGCAATTAAGAACATGACTAGCCCTGCGTAAGCAGCTTTTAGTATGGAGTGAGAGCACTTATATGACCTAGTTTCTTTGTTTGTGGCTTTTTTGAGCGTTCGGGTAGCTAAAATGTAGGTGAAGCCTATGAGGAAAGTTGCGCACATCTTTACTGCCATAAAGGCTAGGATGTTTGTGCTTACTATTCCTGCCATAAAAGGGTTTAATTCAACGGCGCCAAAGTACAGGATTCCTATGGCTGTAGTTATGCAGTCTATTGATCCCATTAGTACAAGAACGAAACTTTGAATCAAATCTGACTTTAGCGTGTACATTAGCGCCTTCTCCTTTCTCCAAAATATTATTCTGCTGATGTTGCTTAAAAATTAGATTGTTAGAATCGATATATTACTAAAATAACGGAGCTACATTAACATCAAAATTTGCTGAAGACTGAAGGTTGGGTTTTCTCCACATAACGCTTATATTTTAAAGGTTAAACCTCTTTTGCAGAAGGGTCAGGCATGCATAAAAAACTCTTGATTCCAGGTCCAACTGAAGTTAGTAGAGAAATCTTAAATGAGCAAACTCATCCCATGATTGGTCACCGAGATAAAGCGTTCTCTGACCTTTACGCTGGAATAACCGCCAAATTAGCAAAGTATTTCGAGTTGCCAGCTGACTGCAAACCTACCGTTACCACTTCATCTGGCACGCTTTGGTTTGACATTGTCGGAAGAAGTATCGTCCAGAAAAAGGCGCTTGCATGCGTTAACGGTGCTTTCTCGCAGAGGTGCGCTGAAACCCTCAAAGCATGCGGTAAACCAACAGATGTACTGGAGGTTGAATGGGGTAAAGCTGTTAAGCCCGAAATGATAGCGGAAAAGCTTGACAGCGGCGAATATGATACGCTTACCGTTTGCCATAACGAGTCATCCACAGGTGTGCGTAACCCAATTAGCGACATCGGCAAACTAGTACGCAAGAAATACCCAAACATTATCTATGCGATTGACGCAGTTTCATCAATGGCAGGTGACAAAACCTTGCCCTCAGAAATCGGGTGCGACATAATTTTCGCATCAACACAAAAATGCTTCGCCCTTCCGCCCGGGCTAGCGGTTGCGCTAGTTAATGACCGTGCTATTGAGCGTGCAAAACAGATTCCGAACAGAGGCACCTACACGGACATGGTTGAAATATTCGAGTTCGAGAAGAAACATCAAACACCTTTCACGCCATGCATCCCGCTACTTTACGCTCTAGACAAGCGCATGGACTTGTTGCTTGAAGAAACATATGATAAGGTCTACCAACGACACAAGGAAATGGCTCAGTATACGCAGCAGTGGGCAAAGAAGCATTTTGAGATGTTCTCTGAAGCGGGCTACGAATCCTTAACGGTTAGCTGCATAAAAAACACACAAGGCAAGAACGTTAAGGAACTAAACCAGAAACTCGGCGAGAAAGGTTACATGATAAGTAACGGTTACGGTAAACTGGCTGAGAAAACCTTCCGCATCGGTCACATGGGCGAGTGGAACCTGCAAGGCATAAAAGAGGTCATAGGCTTAATTGATGATATTTGGGGATTAACTTGACGATTAAAATCCTCATAAGCGATGAAATATTTGAGGAAGGCATAAAAATTCTACAAAAAAAAGGCTACCAAGTAACACGCGCATGGGACACGCCAAAGTCTGAGTTGCCTAAAATAATCGCTGACTATGACGTTTTAATCGTGCGTTCAGCAACAAAAGTCAAAGGCGAACTGCTTGAGAACGCTAAAAAGCTCAAAGTCATTGGACGTGCAGGAGAAGGCTTAGATAACGTGGACTTTGAGCGCGCTAAAAATTTGGGAATAACTTTGGTTAATACTCCGCATGTTTCGTACCTAAGTGTTGCTGAATTAACTATAGGTCACTTGCTGGCTCTTGCCAGAGGCATAGTACAGGGAACTGTGAGTCTAAAACAAGGCAGGTGGGAAAAGTCAAACATGATGGGCACAGAGGTTGACGGCAAAACCTTAGGCGTAATCGGCTGTGGCTACATCGGTAAAGCTGTTGAGCGTTTAGCCATGGCGCTTGGCATGAACGTTCTCCCAGTAGAAGAATGCGTCCACGACCGCTTTGTCCCCTTAGCTGAGATGCTACGCCAAGCCGACTTCATAACGATCCATGTTCCGCTCACACCTCGCACACGCCACATGATTTCAACAAAAGAATTCAGCATGATGAAAGACGGCGTAATGATAATTGACTGCTCTCGCGGCGGCGTGGTTGACCAAGAGGCACTCTACCAAGCACTCGTTTCTGGGAAGGTGGCTGGTGCAGCACTGGATGTTTTCGAGGAGGAACCACCGCCTAAAAACAGCAAACTCTTAGCATTAGACAACGTCATTGCTACGCCGCATATCGGTGCCCAAACGCATGAGGCACAAATGAGGGCAAGCATACAAATAGCCCAACAAGTTATAAAAGCGCTGGAAAAAACTGAGAGCTGACGCACACTTGGTTGAGATTAGACCTTTCAAAGCCATAAGGTACACAAGCAAAGCTGGCAAGACTGAACGCTTAATTACTCAGCCTTACGACAAGATTGACGCTCAAATGCAGAAAGAATACTATCAACAGTCGCCGTACAATTTCTGTCGTTTGATTTTACCCATGGAACAAAACAAGTACACTGTGGCGCAACAACGCTTAGAGCAATGGCTAAAGGAAGGCATCATGGAAAAGGAAGTGGAGCCAGCCGTTTTTGTGTCTCGACAAGAATTCGCTTTGGACGGCAAAAAATCCCAGCGCACAGGAATAATCGCTGCTCTTCGGCTTTATTCTTACAGTGAAAACATGGTTTTTCCGCATGAAGGCACCTATAAGGCTCCGAAAGCTGACAGGTTAAACATGCTTCGCACGGTGCAAAAAGACCTTGAACCCGTGTTTTTGATTTATTCAGACCCACAGAAGAAGACTATTTCTTTCCTAGAGGAAGTGGCAAAGACTAAGCCTGTTATCGAAGTTACTGACCCCCTACAAGTTAGGCATACTGTGTGGAAAGTTACTGACCCACAGAAGATTAAGCAGTTGCAGGCTGATTTAAGCGATAAAACAATGGTTATCACTGATGGCCACCACCGATATGAAAGCGCGCTGGCTTACCGTGATGAAATGCGCAGCAAAGGCAACTGGACAATGGATTCAGCGTTTAATTTTCACATGTGCTATATGGTTCCTGTTGAGGAAGAAGGACTTATCGTGTTGCCAACTCACAGGTTGCTGAAAGATTACAAGTTAACAGAAGATTTGTTGGAAGTTTTCAAGTTCTTCTTTGATGTGGCAGAAATCAAGCCAACTGTTGAGGCGATAGAGGGATTCTTGGAGAGCCATGTGAACGAGCACGCGTTTGCTGTTTATGATGGCGCTAAAGCGCATGGTTTAACGCTAAAACATGACAAGGCAGTTTACGAGTTTGTAAACGCTAACGTATCTAAAGAGACAAAAATTTTTGATGTGGTAATCCTTCGAGACATCGTGTTCAAGTTTATTCTCCGAACAGGAGAGTTAAACATGGATGAGAACATTCTCTACGTGCGCTGGGCTAAGGACGCCGTTGAGAAGGTTGAGCGTGGAGAAGCCAGTCTTGCTTTTTTGGTTAATCCAATTAACGCGAAAACTGTTGCGGAGATTGCTCAGCAGCATGAGCTTTTGCCTGAAAAAAGCACGGATTTTTATCCTAAGTTAGTGTCGGGTCTGTTGCTGATGGATATTGCTTCAGGCGAGAAGCTTTGATTTAGCGAGCGCTGTCTTGGATGGCAAATGTTATCTATTTAAACATTAGAAAATAGAATCAGGCAAAATTTTGCCTTGGGGAGTAGTTTATGGGTGAAATGGAAAGAGCAGAAAGACCAGCTTTTGTACTAGACCAGATTAAACCTATAACAAAATACTTGGCTGAGCTTATCGGTACGATGGTGCTTGTGCTGATGGGGTGCGGTAGCGCGGCG
This window harbors:
- a CDS encoding beta-CASP ribonuclease aCPSF1; this encodes MARTQEKDKDKIEISQYILQKVPREAEVTRIEYEGPMLAVYTKKPEILVDQSGVVAEIVGVIRKRIVIRPDPSVRLPEVEAEKIARELIPQDAEVTDINFDPSLGEIIIETKKPGLVIGRNGAVLQEIIKKTKWRPQVLRSPPIKSKIVTHMRHYLHSESKERERILRTVGERIFRPKSYEVGDVRMTVLGGAQEVGRSAFLIKTRESSVLLDCGIHPGSNRPFEAFPRFDCPEFQLDSLDAVVISHAHLDHCGLAPFLYKYGYDGPLYCSAPTSNLMTMLQLDYLDVASKQGITPYYDQKDVRECVLHTIPLRYGVVTDIAPDIRLTLHNSGHILGGAMVHLHIGEGLHNIVYTSDYKFGRTMLLEAATTEFPRIETVITESTYSGPDDVVPSRVEAEEALTNVINKTLERKGKVLIPVPAVGRAQEIMLVIDGYMKRGMMKEAPVFIEGMISEATAIHTAYPEYLGREVRHSILHEEINPFQSDYFTIVEHPSVRQSIIEGEPCIVLATSGMLEGGPVIEYFKNWASDEKNSIIFVSYQIEGTMGRRVQKGVGEVTMMDNEGKMAALSVKMQVESIEGFSGHSDRRQLVNYLTHLTPKPERIFVVHGEKQKTINFSHFLCSKAGINTVVPSVLETFRLL
- the sepF gene encoding cell division protein SepF, whose amino-acid sequence is MPKFSLFRKKKEPEQKTIATAPSEEPKQEQQEPTAPAQEIAQGSITQPVEQKPEVVEVPSKTYLKAMPLRELADVEKVKNEVTNGNIIILRVAPLASKSIEDVKTAVNDLYQFAESTGGDIARLGEERVVICPKNIRIWREKTPTPVSNEPVPTAA
- a CDS encoding DUF5658 family protein, translating into MYTLKSDLIQSFVLVLMGSIDCITTAIGILYFGAVELNPFMAGIVSTNILAFMAVKMCATFLIGFTYILATRTLKKATNKETRSYKCSHSILKAAYAGLVMFLIAVVVNNLIILLS
- a CDS encoding alanine--glyoxylate aminotransferase family protein, with translation MHKKLLIPGPTEVSREILNEQTHPMIGHRDKAFSDLYAGITAKLAKYFELPADCKPTVTTSSGTLWFDIVGRSIVQKKALACVNGAFSQRCAETLKACGKPTDVLEVEWGKAVKPEMIAEKLDSGEYDTLTVCHNESSTGVRNPISDIGKLVRKKYPNIIYAIDAVSSMAGDKTLPSEIGCDIIFASTQKCFALPPGLAVALVNDRAIERAKQIPNRGTYTDMVEIFEFEKKHQTPFTPCIPLLYALDKRMDLLLEETYDKVYQRHKEMAQYTQQWAKKHFEMFSEAGYESLTVSCIKNTQGKNVKELNQKLGEKGYMISNGYGKLAEKTFRIGHMGEWNLQGIKEVIGLIDDIWGLT
- a CDS encoding hydroxyacid dehydrogenase is translated as MTIKILISDEIFEEGIKILQKKGYQVTRAWDTPKSELPKIIADYDVLIVRSATKVKGELLENAKKLKVIGRAGEGLDNVDFERAKNLGITLVNTPHVSYLSVAELTIGHLLALARGIVQGTVSLKQGRWEKSNMMGTEVDGKTLGVIGCGYIGKAVERLAMALGMNVLPVEECVHDRFVPLAEMLRQADFITIHVPLTPRTRHMISTKEFSMMKDGVMIIDCSRGGVVDQEALYQALVSGKVAGAALDVFEEEPPPKNSKLLALDNVIATPHIGAQTHEAQMRASIQIAQQVIKALEKTES
- a CDS encoding DUF1015 domain-containing protein — protein: MVEIRPFKAIRYTSKAGKTERLITQPYDKIDAQMQKEYYQQSPYNFCRLILPMEQNKYTVAQQRLEQWLKEGIMEKEVEPAVFVSRQEFALDGKKSQRTGIIAALRLYSYSENMVFPHEGTYKAPKADRLNMLRTVQKDLEPVFLIYSDPQKKTISFLEEVAKTKPVIEVTDPLQVRHTVWKVTDPQKIKQLQADLSDKTMVITDGHHRYESALAYRDEMRSKGNWTMDSAFNFHMCYMVPVEEEGLIVLPTHRLLKDYKLTEDLLEVFKFFFDVAEIKPTVEAIEGFLESHVNEHAFAVYDGAKAHGLTLKHDKAVYEFVNANVSKETKIFDVVILRDIVFKFILRTGELNMDENILYVRWAKDAVEKVERGEASLAFLVNPINAKTVAEIAQQHELLPEKSTDFYPKLVSGLLLMDIASGEKL